A genome region from Planctomycetota bacterium includes the following:
- a CDS encoding HDOD domain-containing protein yields MNDILDRVGRLTALPTTVLRVGSMIAGGESTVAALEKVIRQDEALSMAVLRYANSARYGRPGRTFVLREGIARLGTELLKKIVLEHQAAGVFADAGGAYGLQRGALWRGAVGGAHAAEGLARRAASVNADLAFIAALLRDVGKLAFDAAHGEQHARRIAEAMTPDRSCLDAERAVYGFDHAELGAALATRWSLPERIAEAIAFHHAPPEDPRRQNALFDIVHAADMVALWAGLGVGVDGLHYRLADHVRTRLNLDRPTVELAMADAFAGVREVEASAQHAPGAPA; encoded by the coding sequence ATGAACGACATCCTCGACCGCGTGGGGCGCCTCACCGCCCTCCCCACCACCGTGCTGCGCGTCGGCTCGATGATCGCCGGCGGCGAGTCCACGGTCGCCGCCCTCGAGAAGGTCATCCGCCAGGACGAGGCCCTCAGCATGGCCGTCCTCCGCTACGCCAACTCCGCGCGCTACGGGCGCCCGGGCCGCACCTTCGTGCTGCGCGAGGGCATCGCGCGCCTGGGAACCGAACTGCTCAAGAAGATCGTCCTCGAGCACCAGGCCGCGGGTGTCTTCGCCGACGCCGGCGGCGCGTACGGGCTGCAGCGCGGCGCGCTCTGGCGCGGCGCGGTGGGCGGGGCGCACGCCGCCGAGGGGCTCGCCAGGCGGGCCGCCAGCGTCAACGCCGACCTCGCCTTCATCGCCGCGCTGCTGCGCGACGTGGGCAAGCTCGCCTTCGACGCCGCCCACGGCGAGCAGCACGCGCGCCGGATCGCCGAGGCCATGACGCCCGATCGCTCGTGCCTCGACGCGGAGCGCGCGGTGTACGGGTTCGACCACGCCGAGCTCGGCGCCGCGCTCGCGACGCGCTGGAGCCTGCCCGAACGCATCGCCGAGGCCATCGCGTTCCACCACGCCCCGCCCGAGGATCCCCGTCGCCAGAACGCCCTGTTTGACATCGTCCACGCCGCGGACATGGTCGCCCTGTGGGCCGGCCTGGGCGTGGGGGTCGACGGGCTGCACTACCGCCTCGCGGATCACGTCCGCACACGCCTGAACCTGGACCGTCCGACGGTCGAGCTCGCCATGGCCGACGCGTTCGCGGGCGTCCGTGAAGTGGAAGCCTCCGCCCAGCACGCTCCCGGAGCACCCGCATGA
- a CDS encoding chemotaxis protein CheD produces the protein MSRLAPGSTSSPTDEKLIVGVADMAVSADPASTIVTFALGSCIGVTIYDPVARVGGLLHFMLPTSDLNKDKAAQNPAMFGDTGIPHLFRTCYERGAKKERLIVCAAGGAETLSEDGHFKIGTRNRTLLRKIFWKNSILLSADDTGGANSRTLSLRIADGLVIAKSQGTERTLWAA, from the coding sequence CGTCGGGGTCGCCGACATGGCGGTCTCCGCCGATCCCGCCTCGACGATCGTCACGTTCGCGCTCGGCTCGTGCATCGGCGTGACCATCTACGACCCGGTCGCGCGCGTCGGCGGGCTGCTCCACTTCATGCTGCCGACCTCAGACCTCAACAAGGACAAGGCGGCGCAGAACCCCGCCATGTTCGGCGACACCGGCATCCCCCACCTCTTCCGCACCTGCTACGAGCGCGGCGCCAAGAAGGAGCGGCTCATCGTCTGCGCCGCCGGCGGCGCCGAGACGCTCAGCGAGGACGGGCACTTCAAGATCGGCACCCGCAACCGCACGCTGCTCCGCAAGATCTTCTGGAAGAACAGCATCCTCCTCTCCGCCGACGACACCGGCGGCGCCAACAGCCGCACACTCTCGCTGCGCATCGCCGACGGGCTCGTGATCGCCAAGTCCCAGGGAACGGAGCGCACGCTATGGGCGGCATGA